The nucleotide window CAAGGAGGCGCGCTATTATGGTCAGCGAGGCGACCGTCGAGTTGGCCTTTTCAAGGAGCTCCTTATCCACCAAATCCGGGAACATGGCCCCGGTTCCAGCGGAGAAGAACGAGCCAAGGATTGCCATGACGACCTGAACGGCGAGGAGCTGGGAGATGCCGAGGAAGTTGAGGGCTATGACGCCGAAGAGGAGAACTCCCCTGAGCAGATCGAAGCCGACCATGAGCCACTTTCTGTTGTAGCGGTCGCCGACGACGCCGGCGAAGGGCATGACGATAATTGAGGGAATTATCTCGGCGAGAATGAAGAGCGTCATCATCGAACCGCTGTGGGTCTGGTCGAGCACGTAGAGTGGCAATGCGACGTCCTGAACCGCCCAGCCGAGCTGGGAGATGAAGCGACCGATGGCGAAGAGCCAGAAGTTCCTGCCGAGGCCTTCTCCCATACTGATCACCGTGTTCTTTAATTCTTTAGTTGGCGAATTAAGTGATTAAACAATTAAATGATCAAACCAGCTCAACCCGGACGTCGCCGTTCACGGTCTTCACCCGGATCAGGAAGTCCCCTGTTCCGATAACGCCGTCGGGAATCCCGACCAGCTCCACGTCGCCGTTGACCCTCTTCGCCTCAACCCTCGCGTCGCAGAACTCCGTTAGCCGAAGGGTTATGTCGCCGTTGACACAGCTCACCGAGACGTCCCCTTCAAGTCCCTCCATGACCACCGTTATGTCCCCGTTCACGGTGGAGACCTCCAGCTGACCGGCAACGGGAAGGTGTGCCTCTATCTCGCCGTTCACGCTCTTTATGATTTCTGCCTCGCAGTCCCTCAGCTTTATCTCCCCGTTCACCGTGGTTACCTTCGTGAAGCGAACTCCCTCAGCTATGAGCTCCCCGTTGACGTTTTTGGCCTTCACAGGGACCCCCTTTGGAACCTTGAGCTCCATCTCGACCCAGCCTTCCTCGGCCTTGACGATGCCCACGAATTTGAACCTTCTCTTCGGCTCCTCCCTTATGACGAGCTTCCCTCTCTCGTTCTCGATTATCACATCCACCTCGCCGTGCTTGACGTAGTTCACCTCAACGTGGTCGTTTTCCCAGCCCTCAATCTCAATCCGGCCGTTGGTGGCCTTCAAATCCACTTCCCGGACGTTTTCAAACATCATCGAACTCACCCCAAGTATCAACCACAATGACACCTTTCACGCTTGAGAGCTGAATCCTGTGCTCGCCACTCCCGAGGAGCCGTCCCGAATTCAGGATGACCCCGTCAGCGTTCCCCGCGACCTCCACAGTCGCATCACAGTCTTCGGGCAGGAACAGTTTGAGGGAACCCATGACGACCGAAACGTCGATTGGAGCCTCCAGTTCAAGCACCTTGAGCTCCAGGCTCCCCATGGAGACCGCTATCTCAGTTTTCTCCAGGACGTAAAGGGAGCCTCTGAGCCTCGCAGGGCCAACCGCGAGATTTCCGACTGAGCAACCTGCGAGCTCTACGGTGGCCTCTCCAATCGCAAGGGAGCCGAAGCTAGCCCCTTCGGCGTGTAGGGACACTCTTTTCATCCCTCCAGATATTTCCACACCTTTTGGAACCCTCACGACCAGCCGGGCGCGTTCTTTGGCTTTCCTCGGAAGGTTTCTGAGCTTCCAGCCGGTGGACGTCAAGATGCTGAGCTCTTCGGAGTGCTCCTTCAGGAAAACGCCGACTCCGGCTCGGCTTCAACGTGAACCGTTCCGTCGGGCGAAGGCAGTACCTCCACATCTGCATCAACGAGTTTCATCCAGACCCTTTCGACGCCGCTGAACTTCATAGCCAGCCCCCCACGAGCTCAAAATCAAAGAGAGGAACCTCCGGGCCACTCCTCCCTTCCAGCCCTTCGCTTTCCTCTGCCGGGGCCTCCGTCCCAGCTCCCTTCTTCACTAACCTCACCCCACGTAGTTCATCAGCTCGTCGAGGAGTTCCTTGACGCGCCGGGTTAGCCTTGCCCTGTCAACTCCGAGGCCCTCGATGAGGCCGGCGCTCTGCTCGTCCACTATTTCCTTCGCCTTCTTTATCACGAGGCGGTAGGCTTCCTCGCTCTCGATCGTATGGGTCCTTCCGCCTGCCCGGATCTTAACCACCCCGTCCCTGGCCGAGATGACAACGTCCTCGATGCGTATCTTGGCCCGCCCCCTGCCAACGGTAACCGAGATATCCCCCGAGCGGAGCGAGACGGCTTCGCCGAGGCTGAGCGTTTCGTTTCCGCTCCTGTAAACGACCCTGTTTCCGTCTACCTCTATGGAGAACTCCTCCGTCTCTATCTTCAACCGGTCGCCGACCTTGGTGAGCTGGAAGCCGTTGCGGAGTTCCCTGATTGTGAGCATGCCTTCCGGCTTCCTCGGCTTCCCCTCGCGGATTTTGAAGGGACCGATTTTCACCTCCTCGCCGTGGGGCGTCTCTATGACCTCGATGAAGGGAACCTTGACGTACTCAAAATCCTCTCCCTCGTAGACCTTGATGATTCCGAGATCCACAACGCTCTCCCCCTTCTTCCTGTAGAGCCTGTCCGGGTTTATGAGCCGGTTGGCCTCTTTGACGAAGTTTTCGTCCGCTTTCGTTTTCCTTCCAACGCTCAGCTCGCCCCACACAGCTACCGGGCTCGAGAGGGCTTTCCGTATAACCCCGAGGGGAGTTTCGGCCTCAACCTCAAGTTCCCCATCGATCACCCAGCCAACGCGCTTTCCGCCGACCTTTACGGGGTAAGCTCTGCCGTTTCCCTTCAGCTTTACCTCGCCGAAGTCAGCCCCCTCGAACTCGTAGGCCTTCTTCTCGACCCTCCACTCAAAGCTCCTCCTCTCCCCCCGACCGATGAGGAGCCCCGCTATGGCGAGAACGACGGAGTAAGCGAAGGCCCTCCCGGCGAGGGCGTGGAGACTGTAGGGCATGCCGAGCCACTTGCCCACGTAGAGGAACAGGCTCGTCCAGAGCGAGGCCTTGGCAAGGGCAAAGAGGATCCCGCTGATCGTTACGCCCAGCCATCTGCCAACGCTAAGCAGCTCAAAGGCGAAGATCAGCGCTATTATCGCGTAAACGAGGTAGCGGTTGTAGTCCTCAAGGCCGAGGCTGTCTCTGAAGAGCCAGATGATCAGAAGAACCGCCGTAAGCTTCTTGAGGTACTCGGCAACCCTAAAGCGAGGACTCTCATCAACGAACGGGACGTAGCGATAGCTCATTCTTCCACCTCCTCCAGAGCGGTTATAATCTCAAGCAGGCGCAAAAACAAACGTCCATCGGGCGAGATCTCATACTTGTCGCCTTTCCTCACCATCCTCGTCCTGAGGAGGAGCTTGAGATGGTGCGAAACTGTCGGGCTTTCGACGCCGAGGGCCTCTTTAATCTCCTTGAAGCCCATCGGCCGTTTGGACAGCATCTTGAGGATCCTAATCCTGTCCGGGTTTGCCAGAGCTTTTAGGGTCTTTGCTGCCTTCTCCTCGTCGAGTTCCGGAAGCTGGCCGTCGCTCAGCTTCTTCCTGAGCCTCTCCTTTATGGAGAGCATTACCTCGTCAACTGGATCAACGCTCTCCTCAAGCAGGGCCAGCTTCCTCCTCAGCTCCTCAAGCTGGGCCTTCAGCTCGTCCATGCTACCACCAGGTACAGACTTTTGTAGTACAATTTTCTGTACTTAATTAGCGCGGTAGGTATATAAAAGTTTATCGGTCCGGGAAATGGGAAAGAAAAGGATCAGCCAAGCCGGGTTTCCAGGGTCTTTATCTCCTCGTCGAGCAGATCCCTGATCTGCCTGAGGAGGTCAAGGTACTCCCTCAATGTTTCCTTGTCTATCTTCCTGTCCCTGCCCATCTCCTCGATCTTCTTCTTGAGCCTCTCGTGGTAGCTTATCGCGGTGTAAAGCGAGCGGAGGGCGAGCTCGTTGGACGTTCTGAGGTACTCCCAGCCCTTGTCGGTGAGTCGGTACTTCACCCGCCTCAGTTTGCCGCGGTATTCCTCCCTCGGTTCGAGGAGGCCCTCCTCAACCATCTTGTTGAGGAGCGTGTAGAGGTTGCTGTGGCTCGGCTTCCAGATCCCAACGGTGAACTTCTCGAGCTCCTTGAGTATCTCGTAGCCGTGGGTCTCGCCCTTGAGACCAACGATGACGAGGATGATGTTCTTCAGCGGGACCGTGAACAGGCCCTTGATGATTCTCCTCTCCACGTCTGTCGTCGGGATCACCCCTAACATGGAGATGACCAAAAACCTTTATAAACTATTCCCCATCATGACATGTCGGAAATAGACATGTTTAAAAACGAAGTGTTAAAGTGCAACATAGGTGGTGGCAATGGCGTGGAACGACTGGATAGTTAAACACGCAAAGCTCATCGTCGCGGCATGGATAGTTATCATAATCCTCGCGACGCCGCTGGCGATGAAGCTGAGCAGCGTTACCAACTACAGCATGAGCCAGTTCATGCCCAAGCACGTTGAAAGCGTTGAAGTGCAGAACAACATGAGCAAGTACTTCCCGAGCTTCGCCCAGAACGACAACATGACATACATCATCATAACGGGCATCAACGTGAACAGTCCCGAGGCAAAGGCCGCCTACGAGCGCTTCAAGGTTGAGGCGAGGCAATACGGGAGCAACTTCACCTCATACTACGACGCTATAGAGCTCCTCCACAACCAGTCCTACGCGATCGCCCTGAACCTAACGAAAACGACCGCCAACCTGACGGGCGTTCTCTACACCTCCGCCCTCAACGCGAGCAACGCCTACGGAATGACCCTGAACCAGATCAAAAACCTCAGCGAGCAGGTTAAGACCCTCAACGCAACGATTCCCCAGCTCGCGCAGGCTTATCTGGCGCTCAAAGCCAACCTGACCGAGCTTTACAACCGGAGCGTCACGCTCAGAAACGCGCTCAACCAGACGGATTTGGCCTACGTCGAGCTTCACAGGAACCTAACCCGGGCGAGCGAACAGCTGAAGGTCCTGAACTCGACCATAGCGAGCCTTAACGTCGGCCTCTACAACCTGAGCGATGCCTACGCCAAGACATACCTCGGCGTTCTCGGAACCTACGGGGCGCTCGTCCAGGCAGGGGCTTACGAAAGGGGCCTCGACAACGTGACGGCAGGAGCGATAGCGGCCAGGCTTGGCGTTCCGGTTGAGTTCGTATACGCGGTATACAACGCGACTTACCCTGCTTACTCCGCCTACGGGGCAACGGCCATAACCGACGCTTTCCTGGCCAACGTTACGAAGTTTATGGTTCTGAATCAGATAAGCGACCCGATGGAGAAGAACCTCGCGGAGGCTTACTCTGTTGCGTTCTACCGGGGAGTTCTGGCCTTTGACGGACAGGCAGGCAATAACTACGCCCTCATTGGGCTCGGCGAGAACGCGGTCAGGCCCGTTGAGGAGATAGCGAGCAACGCGCTCGGGAACCTGCCGGCGGTCATCGAGATGGCCGGCGGGAACTACACGGTTCCGGGCTTCGGTGAGGTTCCGGCCCAAACCCTCGCCTACATCGTCAACGTCTCGATAGGCCTCGGAAGGGAGCCGGGCGCTTTAGCGGTTGAGAACGCCACCATAGAGGTCGCGAAGGCAATCCTGACCGGCAGTCCTCTCCTTCAGATGCCCAACGCCGACGAGATACTGAGGACGCTCCTCGTCTACGGCCCGACCAAGGAGCTCGAAACAAATCTCCTCACGAACGCCCTGAAGGAGAAGCTTCCGGCCGAACAGAGACCGTTAGCGGAGCCCATCGTGAAGACAGTCCTTACCTTCGATTCCAACGCCACCGGCGTTCTGGCGAAGAACCCCGCTTTACTGAAGAAGGCAACGGTTTCACTGCTCGTTGAGTTCATGAAGGAGAAAGGCGTTGAGCTTCCGGAGAGCGTCATAGACGAGGTCTACGACTCCAACGGAAACGTTGCGCCGATAGCGAAAGGGCTGCTCATCCAGAAGACCGCCGAAAAGCTGGGGGACGAGAAGATAGCCGAGGCAATCGTGAACGTCGTGCTCAAGAACCCTGAGGGACTCGCGAAGGGGGCCGGCGTGAAAGAGGCCGTTGAGGAGATCATCGCGGGGATGGCAGGAAACGCGCCGGTCGACCTTAAGAGGGTTGTTGATGAGATCTACGCAGGAAAGAGCCCGGACGAGATAGCCTACGAGCTCTTTGGGGAGGGGGTTAACGAGAAGCTCGCCAACGTGACGGCCCCGGAGGACGTCAAAGAGGCCCTGAAGGAGATAATGCTCACCGTTGCCAGGGACTATCCGATGAGCGATTCCCAGATCGAAGCCCTCGTCAAGGAGAAGACTGTGAAGCTCGTCGAGAAGTTCGTGAAGGAGATAAACCTCGGGGTCGAGCTCAACATAAACGCCACCAGGCTCGTTGATATAGCCTTCCGGTTCAGGGACGACCCGAGCAAGATAACAAGGGAGGACGTCAAGCCGATAGAGGAGGAGATATACCCATCGCTGTACGAGATAGCCAAGAGCTACATTGGCATGCTCAAGAGCCCGGACAACACGACGATGCTCATAACGATGATGCCCAAGAGGATCAACGCAACCGACCTCGAGAAGAGGACGAAGTTCCAGTACGACAACACCCTCAAGGCCAAGGAAGTTCTCCTCAAGGAGATGAGGAAGCACTTCCTCAACGCCAAAGCCTACATCAGCGGAACGCCCGTTCAGACCTACGAGATGATCCACTACGGCAAGGAGGACAACGCAAAGACCACCAAGTTCAGCTTCATCGGAGCCCTGA belongs to Thermococcus sp. AM4 and includes:
- a CDS encoding DUF4097 family beta strand repeat-containing protein, yielding MMFENVREVDLKATNGRIEIEGWENDHVEVNYVKHGEVDVIIENERGKLVIREEPKRRFKFVGIVKAEEGWVEMELKVPKGVPVKAKNVNGELIAEGVRFTKVTTVNGEIKLRDCEAEIIKSVNGEIEAHLPVAGQLEVSTVNGDITVVMEGLEGDVSVSCVNGDITLRLTEFCDARVEAKRVNGDVELVGIPDGVIGTGDFLIRVKTVNGDVRVELV
- a CDS encoding helix-turn-helix transcriptional regulator; the protein is MDELKAQLEELRRKLALLEESVDPVDEVMLSIKERLRKKLSDGQLPELDEEKAAKTLKALANPDRIRILKMLSKRPMGFKEIKEALGVESPTVSHHLKLLLRTRMVRKGDKYEISPDGRLFLRLLEIITALEEVEE
- a CDS encoding PadR family transcriptional regulator; this encodes MLGVIPTTDVERRIIKGLFTVPLKNIILVIVGLKGETHGYEILKELEKFTVGIWKPSHSNLYTLLNKMVEEGLLEPREEYRGKLRRVKYRLTDKGWEYLRTSNELALRSLYTAISYHERLKKKIEEMGRDRKIDKETLREYLDLLRQIRDLLDEEIKTLETRLG
- a CDS encoding MMPL family transporter, whose product is MAWNDWIVKHAKLIVAAWIVIIILATPLAMKLSSVTNYSMSQFMPKHVESVEVQNNMSKYFPSFAQNDNMTYIIITGINVNSPEAKAAYERFKVEARQYGSNFTSYYDAIELLHNQSYAIALNLTKTTANLTGVLYTSALNASNAYGMTLNQIKNLSEQVKTLNATIPQLAQAYLALKANLTELYNRSVTLRNALNQTDLAYVELHRNLTRASEQLKVLNSTIASLNVGLYNLSDAYAKTYLGVLGTYGALVQAGAYERGLDNVTAGAIAARLGVPVEFVYAVYNATYPAYSAYGATAITDAFLANVTKFMVLNQISDPMEKNLAEAYSVAFYRGVLAFDGQAGNNYALIGLGENAVRPVEEIASNALGNLPAVIEMAGGNYTVPGFGEVPAQTLAYIVNVSIGLGREPGALAVENATIEVAKAILTGSPLLQMPNADEILRTLLVYGPTKELETNLLTNALKEKLPAEQRPLAEPIVKTVLTFDSNATGVLAKNPALLKKATVSLLVEFMKEKGVELPESVIDEVYDSNGNVAPIAKGLLIQKTAEKLGDEKIAEAIVNVVLKNPEGLAKGAGVKEAVEEIIAGMAGNAPVDLKRVVDEIYAGKSPDEIAYELFGEGVNEKLANVTAPEDVKEALKEIMLTVARDYPMSDSQIEALVKEKTVKLVEKFVKEINLGVELNINATRLVDIAFRFRDDPSKITREDVKPIEEEIYPSLYEIAKSYIGMLKSPDNTTMLITMMPKRINATDLEKRTKFQYDNTLKAKEVLLKEMRKHFLNAKAYISGTPVQTYEMIHYGKEDNAKTTKFSFIGALIVLLIILGVALLATLLPFTGVATATLTALGILYLLAKGDVLNIGSWAQMITVTTALGLGIDYSTYYLYRFKEYLAEGYEHTKAASEALKRAKDAVLASASTDIIAFASFILAWEFPIFKQMGMVAPIAVIVVLVASLTFIPAITVLIGDKPIFWWPRHIRHVREEDLHEESRIAKWSIKHAKAVLLIFLLLLAPAVYAFANFNGTHDVKLFLPKDSETYHFLEISQSKLGADVMGATYIIVKFDHNVTDKDLATINEIVSDIEKIDGVKYVYTVTQPFGKPINASLERLKVIGADKYISTTGNMVLIEVVSKYEATTKPAHRMVERIRDLMKGYESSGKIVKGMVGGGAALDLDLSNLINNIFWHRILPVALILMFLSLIPTLRGLPAVVSTMATIGTGVLLSIAISTWLFQKVFGQEIMWFLPLMVFVVLMGVGIDYNSFYLVKARDEFERRSPEEALIVAAGTMDLVVIGLALVLATTYGALVTSSTWGTREIGFALAAGVLLTATFAVYFLGPAMMSLFGEKAWWPLHKSGKKEKK